In Persicimonas caeni, a single window of DNA contains:
- a CDS encoding NAD-dependent protein deacetylase gives MVGKQKETRAWLPGVESDLSELPALVDLLDELRVTVITGAGCSTESGIPDYRGPKTRQKTRNPIQYREFVTTEAARRRYWARSMVGWPRFRRAEPNEAHRAIRELEEAGVLRGVITQNVDRLHHQAGSRRVVELHGALAEVRCLECDAIEPRDDLQERLTRLNPEWGSRHATELAPDGDAELPTAIPDDFVIPACTQCSGVLKPNVVFFGENVPKPTVTDAWRLVDEADALLVVGSSLTVYSAFRFVRGAAKKRLPLGIVNLGETRGDEHAWVRVEARAGLVMPRLVEALG, from the coding sequence ATGGTTGGGAAGCAAAAGGAAACGCGTGCATGGCTGCCAGGCGTGGAATCAGATCTGAGCGAGCTGCCCGCTCTGGTCGACCTGCTCGACGAGTTGCGGGTCACGGTGATCACCGGAGCCGGCTGTAGCACCGAGTCGGGCATCCCCGACTACCGCGGGCCGAAGACCCGGCAAAAGACGCGCAATCCGATCCAATATCGCGAGTTCGTGACCACCGAAGCGGCAAGGCGCCGCTACTGGGCGCGCTCGATGGTTGGCTGGCCGCGGTTTCGCCGCGCCGAGCCCAATGAGGCCCACCGGGCCATCCGAGAGCTTGAAGAGGCGGGCGTGTTGCGCGGCGTGATCACCCAGAACGTCGACCGGCTGCACCACCAAGCCGGCAGCCGGCGCGTCGTCGAGCTGCACGGCGCCCTCGCCGAGGTGCGCTGCCTGGAGTGCGACGCCATCGAGCCGCGCGACGACCTGCAGGAGCGCCTGACCCGCCTCAACCCCGAGTGGGGCTCACGCCACGCCACCGAACTCGCCCCCGACGGCGACGCCGAGTTGCCCACCGCCATCCCCGACGATTTCGTGATCCCGGCGTGCACGCAGTGCAGCGGCGTGCTCAAGCCCAACGTGGTCTTCTTCGGCGAAAACGTCCCCAAGCCGACGGTCACCGACGCCTGGCGCCTCGTCGACGAGGCCGACGCCCTGCTGGTCGTCGGCTCGTCGCTGACGGTCTACTCGGCGTTTCGCTTCGTGCGCGGCGCCGCCAAAAAGCGTTTGCCGCTGGGGATCGTCAACCTCGGCGAGACCCGCGGCGACGAGCACGCCTGGGTGCGCGTCGAGGCCCGCGCCGGCTTGGTGATGCCGCGACTTGTCGAGGCGTTGGGGTAG
- a CDS encoding DUF2914 domain-containing protein produces MKEALRQHFDRLDERWELRARAEKWRPWFPVAFFVGGFLFDVLTLGRVVTTTNLIVVGFYALGVAACLVAQPYVAITDDEGRADDEQTAKWVRWLGFGLNFCLGSLFSALVVVYFRSAGEWFTLLTVMGLFAAMVFNEFAHWDEKQRHLLWAIYCVSLVMLLNFVVPHIAKSISPWWFYLSSAAAVGLIWGLCRLARQPYRTVYSATGAAAFVVGLYVFGLVPPVPLVMKHTLIGTDFQKTDGEYTAMVDEQNWLVDLGLRAPTVVWEPGEHVAVLTAIFAPDDVEVDMEHRWYREVDGEWTQTDAIPFHMRGGRQDGWRMWSRKRHVQPGRWRVETAVKDGTILGYETFVVEEGEAADKEREAL; encoded by the coding sequence ATGAAAGAAGCTCTCCGCCAGCATTTCGACCGCCTCGATGAACGCTGGGAGCTGCGGGCGCGCGCCGAAAAGTGGCGCCCGTGGTTCCCGGTGGCGTTCTTCGTGGGCGGTTTCCTGTTCGACGTGCTCACCCTGGGCCGGGTCGTCACCACCACGAACCTGATCGTGGTCGGCTTCTACGCGCTGGGCGTGGCCGCGTGCCTGGTCGCTCAGCCCTACGTCGCCATCACCGACGACGAGGGCCGGGCCGACGATGAGCAGACCGCCAAGTGGGTGCGCTGGCTCGGCTTCGGGCTCAACTTCTGTCTGGGCTCGCTCTTCAGCGCGCTGGTGGTGGTCTATTTCCGAAGCGCCGGCGAATGGTTCACGCTGCTGACCGTGATGGGCCTCTTCGCGGCGATGGTCTTCAACGAGTTCGCCCACTGGGACGAAAAGCAGCGCCATCTCTTGTGGGCGATCTACTGCGTCAGCCTGGTGATGCTGCTCAACTTCGTGGTCCCGCACATCGCCAAGAGCATCTCGCCGTGGTGGTTTTACCTGAGCTCGGCCGCCGCCGTGGGGCTCATCTGGGGCCTGTGTCGGCTGGCCCGCCAGCCCTACCGCACGGTCTACTCGGCCACCGGCGCGGCGGCGTTCGTGGTGGGGTTGTACGTCTTCGGGCTGGTGCCGCCGGTACCGCTGGTTATGAAGCACACGCTCATCGGCACCGATTTCCAAAAGACCGACGGCGAGTACACCGCGATGGTCGACGAGCAGAATTGGCTCGTCGACCTGGGCCTCCGCGCCCCCACCGTGGTGTGGGAGCCCGGCGAGCACGTCGCCGTGCTCACCGCGATCTTTGCGCCCGACGACGTCGAAGTCGACATGGAGCACCGCTGGTACCGCGAGGTCGACGGCGAGTGGACCCAGACTGACGCCATCCCCTTCCACATGCGCGGCGGCCGCCAGGACGGTTGGCGCATGTGGTCCCGCAAACGCCACGTGCAGCCGGGCAGATGGCGGGTGGAGACGGCCGTCAAAGACGGCACGATTCTGGGCTACGAGACGTTTGTGGTCGAAGAGGGCGAGGCGGCGGACAAAGAGCGTGAGGCGTTGTAA
- a CDS encoding DNA-3-methyladenine glycosylase family protein — MRIESKGPHDFYLSLDVSEYFEAEYDPEEIFKGGYARPLNLADRTVLAVIHYNDNPVDPAFEVELPDQSPPTDAEEAEIRRQVGRIVGSELDVEAFYEQVQDDPVMGPIVEEHYGFKRLSRGQFFEDAMRHIIRTRISHEPTKQRMVQDVRKTWGVAFEWRGRTYYSYPRPEVLRSVDPSDLREFGISRRKGEYVTGLADLIASGELDPLALEAMDAHAFWEAVTSVRGIGPSTAQNLMFRRNRHDGDFMSRKTKGQEKGWRRWILPNYGVDPHEATDEDYERIRDRWRGFEALVSQYMFYDWLMSELEGEEG; from the coding sequence ATGCGCATCGAATCGAAAGGTCCCCACGATTTCTACCTCTCTCTCGACGTCAGCGAGTACTTCGAGGCCGAGTACGACCCCGAGGAGATCTTCAAGGGCGGCTATGCCCGCCCGCTGAACCTGGCCGACCGGACCGTGTTGGCGGTGATCCACTACAACGACAACCCGGTCGATCCCGCCTTCGAGGTCGAGCTTCCCGACCAGTCGCCGCCGACCGACGCCGAGGAGGCCGAGATTCGCCGGCAGGTCGGGCGCATCGTCGGCTCGGAGCTCGACGTCGAGGCGTTCTACGAGCAGGTCCAAGACGACCCGGTCATGGGCCCCATCGTCGAGGAGCACTACGGCTTCAAGCGCCTGTCGCGCGGCCAGTTCTTCGAGGACGCGATGCGCCACATCATCCGCACGCGCATCTCGCACGAGCCGACCAAGCAGCGCATGGTCCAGGACGTGCGCAAGACGTGGGGCGTGGCCTTCGAATGGCGCGGGCGCACCTACTACTCGTACCCGCGCCCGGAGGTGCTGCGCTCGGTCGACCCGAGTGACCTGCGCGAGTTCGGCATCTCGCGGCGCAAGGGGGAGTACGTCACCGGCCTGGCCGACTTGATCGCCTCGGGCGAGCTCGACCCGCTGGCGCTCGAAGCAATGGACGCCCACGCCTTCTGGGAGGCGGTCACCTCGGTGCGCGGCATCGGCCCGTCGACCGCCCAGAACCTGATGTTCCGGCGCAACCGCCACGACGGCGACTTCATGTCGCGCAAGACCAAAGGCCAAGAGAAGGGCTGGCGGCGCTGGATCCTGCCGAACTACGGCGTTGACCCCCACGAGGCCACCGACGAGGACTACGAGCGCATCCGCGACCGCTGGCGCGGCTTCGAGGCGCTCGTCTCCCAGTACATGTTCTACGACTGGCTGATGAGCGAGTTGGAGGGTGAGGAGGGGTGA
- a CDS encoding transposase: MQSYWELYVHLVWGTKGRSHILRGDGEVAIHRAIRDTAKENGMVPICVNSAWNHTHSLFGWNLESCVQDVVDAFKQRSLEAWEEVRAKNDSMPTLEWQAGFSAFTISRGQIERTKQYIAHQKDHHRNGNTWSHFEKWCTLESESGSESESEEDECESSPSQP, from the coding sequence ATGCAGAGCTATTGGGAGCTATATGTGCACCTCGTGTGGGGCACCAAGGGCAGGAGCCACATCTTACGTGGCGACGGCGAGGTTGCGATTCATCGAGCTATTCGGGACACAGCGAAGGAAAACGGAATGGTGCCAATCTGTGTCAACTCGGCGTGGAACCACACCCATTCGCTGTTCGGTTGGAACCTGGAGAGCTGTGTTCAAGACGTGGTGGACGCCTTCAAACAGCGTTCGCTCGAAGCTTGGGAGGAAGTCCGCGCTAAGAATGACAGTATGCCGACGCTCGAGTGGCAAGCTGGATTTTCCGCGTTCACTATAAGCCGCGGACAGATAGAGCGGACAAAGCAGTATATCGCACACCAAAAAGACCATCATCGAAACGGCAATACTTGGTCGCACTTCGAGAAGTGGTGCACGCTCGAGTCGGAGTCGGGATCGGAGTCTGAGTCTGAGGAGGACGAATGCGAATCATCTCCATCGCAGCCCTGA
- a CDS encoding tetratricopeptide repeat protein, whose protein sequence is MHTTRLFAALAVSSLIVGCSTGSSTQNIDDTQGTKPTSASAAWEKAQSESPCKDVDARSCYFQGMKLEASAKPKQAIRYFKASCEREVASACYDLAVLYENGESVAKDEAKAKELYEQACQSQDPDAMACNNLAVMYQQGRAVEVDQDKAAELYRRACELGSMLGCRNLARRYLEGEGVEKSPARAAALLEKACQLGHPEACPQLTYLFAHDCVEGGECGAEILEPARSAQKLREMCEATKQPQACLGYGFMLEAGLDGEESDPAKAALQYDQACKAGVSTGCNYMANLYRRGDGVERDVERAVQLYDKACTEGFMLSCHTLGVMHLRGRSLPPDPKRGYEYIRKACEGGRSPSCTALEFQCFAGSQEACP, encoded by the coding sequence ATGCACACCACGCGCCTGTTCGCCGCGCTCGCCGTGTCGAGTCTAATCGTCGGATGTTCGACGGGCAGTTCGACCCAAAACATCGACGATACTCAGGGCACCAAGCCCACCAGCGCGTCCGCCGCGTGGGAGAAGGCGCAGTCGGAGTCGCCCTGCAAGGACGTCGACGCGCGCAGTTGCTATTTCCAGGGGATGAAGCTCGAGGCGTCCGCCAAGCCGAAGCAGGCGATTCGCTACTTCAAGGCGTCGTGCGAGCGCGAGGTCGCCAGCGCCTGCTACGACCTGGCGGTGCTGTACGAGAACGGCGAGTCGGTGGCCAAGGACGAGGCGAAGGCCAAGGAGTTGTACGAGCAGGCGTGCCAGTCGCAGGACCCTGACGCGATGGCGTGCAACAACCTGGCGGTGATGTACCAGCAGGGCCGCGCGGTCGAGGTCGACCAGGACAAGGCCGCCGAGTTGTACCGGCGAGCGTGCGAGCTGGGCTCGATGCTCGGCTGCCGCAACCTGGCGCGGCGCTATCTGGAGGGCGAAGGCGTCGAGAAGAGCCCGGCGCGCGCCGCCGCGCTGCTCGAGAAGGCGTGTCAGTTGGGGCATCCGGAGGCGTGTCCGCAGCTCACCTACCTGTTCGCCCACGACTGCGTCGAAGGCGGTGAGTGCGGCGCCGAGATACTCGAGCCGGCGCGCTCGGCCCAGAAGCTTCGCGAGATGTGCGAGGCGACCAAGCAGCCCCAGGCGTGCCTGGGCTACGGCTTCATGCTCGAGGCGGGCCTCGACGGCGAGGAGTCCGACCCGGCGAAGGCCGCCCTGCAGTACGACCAGGCCTGCAAAGCGGGCGTATCGACCGGCTGCAACTACATGGCGAACCTGTACCGGCGAGGCGACGGCGTCGAGCGCGACGTCGAGCGGGCCGTCCAGCTATACGACAAGGCGTGCACCGAGGGGTTCATGCTGTCGTGTCACACCCTCGGGGTGATGCACCTTCGCGGCCGCAGCCTGCCGCCCGACCCCAAGCGCGGCTACGAGTATATCCGCAAGGCGTGCGAGGGCGGGCGCAGCCCGTCGTGCACCGCGCTCGAATTCCAGTGCTTTGCGGGGAGTCAGGAGGCGTGTCCGTGA
- the amrA gene encoding AmmeMemoRadiSam system protein A, with amino-acid sequence MAVETVDRTRQDQQSQDQQSQDQQSQDQQSQDQQSQQERLTEAQRAELVELAVASITRGVHYDEPLHLRDAELEGYLAEPRATFVTVYLDGELAGCIGSLEARRPLGRDIAHNAYMAAFRDPRFDPLSADDLERLSLHISVLSPLRELDVTSEADLVAALEPGVHGLVLTCHGQRGTLLPSVWDQCPDPALFVRHVKRKAGLPQDYWSDEMRALVYEVDEFDGS; translated from the coding sequence ATGGCCGTCGAGACTGTCGACCGCACTCGCCAAGACCAACAGAGCCAAGACCAACAGAGCCAAGACCAACAGAGCCAAGACCAACAGAGCCAAGACCAACAGAGCCAGCAAGAACGGCTCACCGAGGCGCAGCGGGCCGAGCTCGTCGAGCTGGCCGTCGCCTCCATAACCCGCGGGGTGCACTACGACGAGCCGCTGCACCTGCGCGACGCCGAGCTCGAGGGGTATCTGGCCGAGCCGCGCGCCACCTTCGTGACCGTCTACCTCGACGGCGAACTCGCCGGGTGCATCGGCTCCCTCGAAGCCCGGCGCCCCCTCGGCCGCGACATCGCCCACAACGCCTACATGGCCGCGTTTCGCGACCCGCGCTTCGACCCGCTGAGCGCCGACGACCTCGAGCGCCTCAGCCTGCACATCTCGGTGCTCAGCCCCCTGCGCGAGCTCGACGTGACGAGCGAAGCCGACCTGGTCGCCGCGCTCGAGCCGGGCGTGCACGGGCTGGTGCTCACCTGCCACGGCCAGCGCGGCACGCTGCTGCCGTCGGTGTGGGACCAATGCCCCGACCCGGCGCTCTTCGTACGCCACGTCAAACGCAAGGCCGGCCTGCCTCAAGACTACTGGTCCGACGAGATGCGCGCGCTCGTCTACGAGGTCGACGAATTCGACGGCAGCTGA
- a CDS encoding glycerophosphodiester phosphodiesterase family protein codes for MKQYLVAIFAMSSMVGVGCSSAPATQEVSAVQDPERAQNTDKPLDIQGHRGARGLKPENTLPAFEAALDLQVDTLEFDLHLSKDDRLVVWHDPFVSAKKCVVPDGVDDLPDPAALRAKDARLRVRNLTADQLARYRCTQNPDPKRFPAQDASPTALAGDDYGIVTLERVFAFVERYAQSPQKTDGQRDNARRVRFNIETKRKPRQPANIGDGFDGERPGTFERAFVEAVEARGLQDRVTLQSFDHRSLWAARTIAPWLELAALEKKRRGPLAALADKGAAVWSPRHTLVTAKSVAEAHAAGLRVKPWTVNDAERMQALVDLGVDGIITDRPDLAGDL; via the coding sequence GTGAAGCAGTATTTGGTCGCTATCTTCGCCATGAGTTCGATGGTCGGCGTGGGCTGTTCGAGCGCGCCGGCGACGCAGGAGGTTTCCGCTGTGCAAGATCCAGAGAGGGCGCAAAACACAGACAAGCCGCTCGACATCCAGGGCCACCGCGGCGCGCGCGGCCTCAAGCCCGAGAACACGCTGCCGGCCTTCGAGGCGGCGCTCGACCTGCAGGTCGACACCCTCGAGTTCGACCTGCACCTGTCCAAAGACGACCGGCTGGTCGTCTGGCACGACCCGTTCGTGAGCGCGAAGAAGTGCGTGGTGCCCGACGGCGTCGACGATCTGCCCGACCCGGCGGCGCTGCGGGCGAAGGATGCGAGGTTGCGGGTGCGCAACCTGACGGCCGACCAATTGGCGCGCTACCGGTGCACGCAGAACCCGGATCCGAAGCGCTTTCCCGCCCAGGACGCCTCCCCCACGGCGCTGGCCGGCGACGACTACGGCATCGTGACCCTCGAGCGGGTCTTCGCGTTCGTCGAGCGCTACGCCCAGAGCCCGCAGAAGACCGACGGCCAGCGGGACAACGCGCGCCGGGTGCGCTTCAATATCGAGACGAAGCGCAAGCCCAGGCAGCCTGCCAATATCGGCGACGGGTTCGACGGCGAGCGGCCGGGGACCTTCGAGCGGGCGTTCGTGGAGGCCGTCGAGGCGCGTGGGCTGCAAGATCGGGTGACGCTGCAGAGCTTCGACCATCGCTCGCTGTGGGCGGCGCGCACGATCGCGCCGTGGCTCGAGCTGGCCGCGCTCGAGAAGAAGCGCCGGGGGCCGCTGGCCGCGTTGGCCGACAAGGGCGCGGCCGTCTGGTCACCGCGCCACACTCTCGTCACCGCCAAGTCCGTGGCCGAGGCCCACGCCGCGGGCTTGCGCGTCAAGCCGTGGACGGTCAACGACGCCGAGCGCATGCAGGCGCTCGTCGACCTCGGCGTCGATGGCATCATCACCGACCGGCCGGATCTAGCCGGCGATCTTTAG